From Vallitalea longa, one genomic window encodes:
- a CDS encoding ferritin family protein, translating to MSYTTEGQPQGIANILTNRIRESLISEIVAINQYNYHIHNSECASLVNLWIHIRDDEIRHFSMFSELLRKYDPMQQKMFEEIKGHVNIDFTNCFSLKSDNRINIPNSIRSDIKGELEAVILYEYVLSSNKYRDVYEVYNEIINDEKEHFEELSYAINKYDSTFGIKTHL from the coding sequence ATGAGTTATACGACAGAAGGTCAACCTCAAGGAATTGCTAATATACTAACTAATCGTATAAGAGAGTCTCTTATATCAGAGATAGTAGCGATTAATCAATATAATTATCATATACATAATAGTGAATGTGCTTCCCTCGTTAATCTGTGGATTCATATTAGAGATGATGAGATACGTCATTTTTCAATGTTTTCTGAATTACTTAGAAAATACGATCCCATGCAACAGAAAATGTTTGAAGAAATTAAGGGACATGTAAATATTGATTTCACTAATTGTTTCTCATTAAAATCAGATAATAGAATCAATATTCCTAACTCCATTAGAAGTGATATAAAAGGTGAATTAGAAGCTGTTATCTTATATGAATATGTATTAAGTTCTAATAAATATAGAGATGTGTATGAAGTCTATAATGAAATAATAAATGATGAAAAGGAACATTTCGAGGAACTATCATATGCTATAAATAAATACGATTCAACTTTTGGTATAAAAACCCACCTGTAA
- a CDS encoding S-layer homology domain-containing protein, whose product MKKLICSIIIITLIGLSNGCSQLSEDYNDIGMELLTMELNDADFWWYRDFEPPCEYFKWYQTLTTYLPSLDQWRFTGNKQYIFPISYNQIECIDEQLESLKDIEGLVSRSEEDMFYKKGNTFLKYLKNDNLISSVNSDPDSKYVATLDFDIPPKYDDIIGTDLEAKLFLEEDGISSYEDYGRYSGNYVKYALAITKNRDYLEERDRSCFKPLAKLLSDKVISDKYPDTMSRTLNKDSIDRNEYVEALTTYLYEQYSTFLPSSCGEGLIVEKGFLRFNNDWTNPIIYVCLNREEFKYGHINTTDTFKNFMEDAVKDDATFTCTLTDIDSSWAKDAITELASLNAINGFTDHTYKPNNNMHLAEFITMFTKVFYSELLETETTSGKILRRISEDNIIAGIEKWWTECFLIGSNYLIKDSDIQYYYLMHMDKQMERQEMAYMVANHLKLDLQQFTTTAIDINKADTQYRSHINACMSAGVIVGTGNGKFNPTGIVTRAEAAQVILNVINYNK is encoded by the coding sequence ATGAAAAAATTAATATGTAGCATTATCATTATCACATTAATAGGACTATCAAACGGTTGTTCTCAATTGTCCGAAGACTATAATGATATTGGCATGGAATTATTAACTATGGAATTAAATGATGCCGATTTCTGGTGGTATCGCGACTTTGAACCTCCATGTGAATATTTCAAGTGGTACCAGACTTTGACAACTTATTTACCTAGTTTAGATCAATGGAGATTTACTGGAAATAAACAATACATATTTCCAATATCATATAATCAAATAGAATGTATAGATGAACAATTAGAATCACTGAAAGATATTGAAGGCTTAGTCAGTAGATCAGAAGAAGATATGTTCTACAAAAAAGGTAATACATTTTTGAAATACTTGAAAAATGACAATTTAATATCATCAGTTAATTCTGATCCTGATTCAAAATATGTAGCTACTCTCGATTTTGATATACCTCCTAAGTATGATGATATTATAGGAACTGATTTAGAGGCAAAATTATTTTTAGAGGAAGACGGTATTTCAAGTTATGAAGACTATGGTAGATATTCAGGTAATTATGTTAAATATGCTCTCGCTATAACCAAGAACAGAGATTACCTGGAAGAAAGAGATAGAAGTTGTTTTAAACCTTTAGCGAAACTATTATCAGATAAAGTTATATCTGATAAATATCCCGATACTATGTCTAGAACACTTAATAAAGATTCTATTGATAGAAATGAATATGTCGAAGCATTAACAACATATTTATATGAACAATACTCCACTTTCCTACCATCATCATGTGGTGAAGGATTAATAGTTGAAAAAGGTTTTCTAAGATTTAATAATGATTGGACCAATCCAATAATATATGTTTGCCTTAACAGAGAAGAGTTTAAATATGGTCATATTAATACTACTGACACTTTTAAAAATTTCATGGAAGACGCAGTTAAGGATGATGCTACATTCACATGTACACTAACTGATATAGATTCTAGCTGGGCTAAAGATGCTATTACAGAATTAGCTTCTCTAAATGCAATTAACGGTTTTACTGATCATACTTATAAACCTAACAATAATATGCATTTAGCAGAATTCATTACAATGTTCACAAAAGTATTTTATTCTGAGCTTTTGGAAACAGAAACTACTTCTGGTAAAATTTTACGAAGAATTTCTGAAGATAATATTATTGCTGGTATAGAAAAATGGTGGACAGAATGTTTTTTAATAGGGTCTAACTATTTAATAAAAGACTCAGACATACAATACTATTATTTAATGCATATGGATAAACAAATGGAAAGACAAGAAATGGCCTATATGGTTGCTAATCATTTGAAGCTAGACTTACAACAATTTACTACTACTGCAATTGACATCAATAAAGCTGATACTCAATACCGATCTCATATTAATGCTTGTATGTCGGCAGGAGTCATTGTCGGTACAGGTAATGGTAAATTCAATCCAACAGGCATAGTCACTAGAGCTGAAGCAGCACAAGTTATTTTAAATGTTATAAATTATAATAAATAA
- a CDS encoding S-layer homology domain-containing protein, producing the protein MKKLICSIIIIILIGLSTGCSQLSEEYSDVGMELLTMDLNDADFWWYREINPPYEYFKWYQTLTTYLPSLDQWRFTGNKQYIFPISYNQIECIDKQLESLKDIEGLVNRSEEDMFYKKGKTFLKYLKNDNLISSVNSDPDSKYVATLDFDIPSKYDDIIGTDLKAKLFLEEDGISSYEDYGRYSGNYVKYALAITKNRDKLEEKDRDYFKPLADLLADKVIAEKYPDTISRKLNKDSISRNDYVEALTTYIHTQYTDYLPHSSGEGLIVEKGFLRFNNDWTNPIIYVCLNREEFKYSHINTTDTYKNFMEEAINDNATFTCTLTDIESSWAKDAITELASLNAINGFTDHTYKPNNNMHLSEFITMFTKVFYSDLLETETTSGKILRRISEDNIIAGIEKWWTECFLIGSNYLIKDSDIQYYYLMHMDKQMERQEMAYMVANHLKLNLQQFTTTAIDINKADDQYQSHINACMSAEVIVGTGNGKFNPTGIVTRAEAAQVILNVINYTK; encoded by the coding sequence ATGAAAAAATTAATATGTAGCATTATCATTATCATATTAATAGGATTATCAACAGGATGTTCCCAGTTGTCAGAAGAATATAGCGACGTTGGAATGGAATTATTGACTATGGATTTAAATGATGCCGATTTCTGGTGGTATCGTGAAATTAATCCCCCATATGAATATTTTAAGTGGTATCAGACTTTGACAACTTATTTACCCAGTTTAGATCAATGGAGATTTACTGGAAATAAACAATACATATTTCCAATATCATATAATCAAATAGAATGTATTGATAAACAACTGGAGTCACTGAAAGATATTGAAGGCTTAGTCAATAGGTCAGAAGAAGATATGTTCTACAAAAAAGGTAAAACATTTTTGAAATACTTGAAAAATGACAATTTAATATCATCAGTTAATTCTGACCCTGACTCAAAATATGTAGCTACTCTCGATTTTGATATACCATCTAAGTATGATGATATTATAGGAACTGATTTAAAGGCAAAATTATTTTTAGAGGAAGATGGTATTTCAAGTTATGAAGACTATGGTAGATATTCAGGTAATTACGTTAAATATGCTCTTGCTATAACAAAAAACAGAGACAAATTAGAAGAAAAAGATAGAGATTATTTTAAACCTTTAGCTGATCTATTAGCAGATAAAGTTATAGCAGAAAAATATCCTGATACTATATCTAGAAAACTTAATAAAGATTCTATCAGTAGAAATGATTATGTAGAAGCATTAACAACATACATACATACTCAATATACAGATTACCTACCCCACTCTTCTGGTGAAGGATTAATAGTTGAAAAAGGTTTTCTAAGATTTAATAATGATTGGACCAATCCAATAATATATGTTTGCCTTAACAGAGAAGAATTCAAATATAGTCATATTAATACTACTGATACTTATAAAAATTTCATGGAAGAAGCAATTAATGATAATGCTACATTTACATGTACACTAACTGATATAGAATCTAGCTGGGCTAAAGATGCTATTACAGAATTAGCTTCTTTAAATGCAATTAACGGTTTTACTGATCATACTTATAAACCTAACAATAATATGCATTTATCAGAATTCATTACAATGTTTACAAAAGTATTTTATTCTGATCTTTTGGAAACAGAAACTACTTCTGGTAAAATTTTACGAAGAATTTCTGAAGATAATATTATTGCTGGTATAGAAAAATGGTGGACAGAATGTTTTTTAATAGGGTCTAACTATTTAATAAAAGACTCAGACATTCAATACTATTATTTAATGCATATGGATAAACAAATGGAAAGACAAGAAATGGCCTATATGGTTGCTAATCATTTGAAACTAAATTTACAACAATTTACAACTACTGCAATAGACATCAATAAAGCTGATGATCAATACCAATCTCATATTAATGCTTGTATGTCAGCAGAAGTCATTGTCGGTACAGGTAATGGTAAATTCAATCCAACAGGCATAGTCACTAGAGCTGAAGCAGCACAAGTTATTCTAAATGTTATAAATTATACTAAATAA
- a CDS encoding M23 family metallopeptidase has translation MKKFINTAIILILCCPITIYADNASSLLNLYGIEKSVSVEIEEKLLQDITKEYYDIHSEINKDKMVEEAINIYSSNYDYILDTYDREIDELNKQLVDLTKTIYESREKSVETLLELDSKYQSLEHNLHNLIEEKDIQEAQIKLLSYENNDLIQMEKKQNHLKNKLNYQKKAYEAAITYPELGDITNLDYPLGKPSHVTSNFGKRIDPIGKVNEQFHNGIDLSASLKTDVTALFNGTVETTAFSNQLGYYVIIDHGKGIRTLYGHLTNYTVYEGQQVNQYEVIAKSGNTGSRSTGPHLHLGVYINGIPVNPSKVFKN, from the coding sequence ATGAAAAAATTTATTAATACAGCGATCATATTAATATTATGCTGTCCAATAACAATTTACGCTGATAATGCTTCTTCTTTACTTAACTTGTATGGAATAGAAAAATCCGTTTCTGTAGAAATAGAAGAAAAACTTCTACAAGACATAACAAAAGAATATTATGACATCCATTCAGAAATAAATAAGGACAAGATGGTAGAAGAAGCAATTAATATATACTCTTCCAATTATGATTATATACTAGATACTTATGACAGAGAGATTGACGAATTAAACAAACAATTAGTTGATTTAACAAAAACTATCTATGAAAGTAGAGAAAAATCTGTTGAAACTCTATTGGAGCTAGATTCTAAATATCAATCTCTTGAACACAATCTACATAATCTGATTGAGGAAAAAGATATACAAGAAGCTCAGATTAAATTATTATCCTATGAAAATAATGATCTTATTCAGATGGAGAAAAAACAAAATCATTTGAAAAACAAGCTTAATTATCAGAAAAAAGCTTATGAAGCTGCTATTACCTATCCTGAACTAGGTGATATAACCAATCTTGACTATCCATTAGGAAAACCCAGTCATGTCACCTCTAATTTTGGTAAACGAATAGACCCTATAGGCAAAGTTAATGAACAGTTCCATAATGGAATTGATTTATCTGCTAGTCTAAAAACAGATGTAACAGCTCTATTTAACGGTACTGTTGAAACGACTGCTTTTAGTAATCAATTAGGTTATTACGTTATTATTGACCATGGTAAAGGAATAAGAACCTTATACGGTCATCTAACTAATTACACAGTCTATGAAGGGCAGCAAGTAAACCAATATGAAGTTATAGCCAAATCTGGTAACACAGGTAGTAGAAGCACAGGTCCACATCTACACCTTGGTGTATACATAAATGGAATACCTGTCAATCCAAGCAAAGTATTCAAAAACTAA
- a CDS encoding glycine rich domain-containing protein, producing MKRYRLLSMILILCLILTNYYNINAFVKGESGNVSPSESVNARGGINWLVYKVSIVDMEGKNQLTGENILDPMDTEIVLGQKYERHFSRKFPSICDYTLFVEDDLTYKSIWTPNANLSEYNPSNNTLLPINTDIKAKKLHRLIRSTSSPGNVFYTNLRNEIKTIDNLELKCKTDKNWWKRIYTNTVDKESKSTQLWNYILGQESNIETRINEYTGTPDKTNSNTNDIKKEDPLEKALKYLDLLLTLYTLDETLRDDLDKLIPNYIYGTNISKKPLLLSIESAIRVSSNELWKDRHYSYMSSTDYLMYMYGAVQGKTVYDDPLDPKSVTANNTKSIFENSYISSYKTLPGITRLTEIFQTQTRNPFSWGMSGIIGGYYSTKKGVPNWNYWNNKTGVMHGLKFTRDEIGFILIGIRSNKKIPSPKLTIKMNASVGSDGKKKYIVPVENDIIGINSYIDITLTQDSIEDWNLLFNNPDVNYDFKLTLTTTQGDISKLNQQAPDINRQIFNISKEDLLSILDSKQAFRYQQDFTTTPIAEEQNIHVDYTAKLEVDYVIDSKKIHKETEIVKDSIDFSRGKKPIPITREFNFTTKVFSEIKQGKPGNETFEAMAGVPTTRNLYFSSGGAEYLVDIAVEFHSGQQSTRNYTSLFHSVPSQNNMPVINNPWNKDEALPEPKARSKTDHMGTTTTEEVVQEKRDYLKYPPIDAKEGSWSRSSVSAPTPRKSIAWDGTFEEETTTTESNTVTDKPYVPAKKDKDGNITRPAQEAVTHEEYRQVWNGMEGIYGDEFRWVQKGHDKTVGGYTETWSQTITYDYLEITDVAVYEISESIVDGMKQITSTDKIKGKIAQGKPSVFYNIDDTNTAEGGRLIYSLETSQRDKVKWDEGNSDNAEDNKTESGNVNEEAIWKKRKETLNSVTVVSDFLILQTTQGDKSVIYFDQTSEPKQTQQDIILPKSSIEEQWDNNPNCGANWEPKELPISGYTGNYKNVKTAHSSRKINNIPTAHDPHNTSVNRPARPSAPLRLTNNSIDIIDDLPNSEYITGESKVFYEKVDPAKGTTVIYPSNYCSDFGKTGLEFKSTYSSNHAKINDIVVHNPVSAQDAMIVSLPDDRDQRTQASLPNDMEIDTSVTEYDRVLVEVPMEPQYETVKVPNPDFKKTKIIKNEGYVPGEYHPRKENIFNYTGSVQTYTAPVDGEYTLEVWGAQGSNGSGGLGGHSYGKVNLTKGEKLYIHTGGTRGYNGGGSGHGHSSQCGGGGTDIRRNGDSLTNRIIVAGGGGGRGDNSSGDSGSGGSGGGTIGGTGGKRCGSPGKGGSQSSGGSGGSKGGSSGSLGIGGSNNYGSGSGGGGGGGGYYGGGAGGNDETRYHDNDDSGGGGGSGYIGGVNSGTTTSGVRSGNGMAKIIQPEGKTGKGKPYIIIPGSKDETIPNPNYHEDKTFEYTGYKQSYTVPVTGLYTLEVWGAEGGQGYDKGPGGKGGYSKGNIELKTDQELYIYVGGKPLNISGEKGNAGGWNGGGKGSSYYGSGAWGGGGGGATDIRVDGNNNSHRVIVAGGGGGGGHKGQKSTSKGGDGGGSVGGTAGGRGATQNSGYGYGTGQNSQSSGHDLGAGGGGYYGGYASTNKDSGGGGGSGYIGGVIDGETKQGIRYGNGKAKISKIGGSTDEDPYITVKGTGEPEFIDKKVLVSGGATTRYEYKLVPRKVENKPVSDGSGNTYNPGKFINIDYGFQVYYPNRGDFYGNGASGIDTTTFVRGKGYTNNMDTTEWTKSKSVTFGFNVIYNNVIYQPMEEIPLEVNKTTYDFYLPLSVREAVSAKIKFKAIANNCDYYDADSYTNRVRTRDKEAKHSAYKPAYIDIVGRIGNLVIEDTGDWRFSNIFKKPIYGKWYIENVVPKVDLSKQQNIMSDKIDIRGVTVSPRNNYLNTYGTVPSHDLNPIRFPLTPSLNNIDAIKRQPQRLGYLTYMDISTLGNYNTLQVIPYYYNLSLTDGTLKPLDIYMNTGTGYRPINMFDIVKPGWDSSNIYPFNYFIDWNGEKERRCVSPLEEETTENVLLDTKQTNYNDEIIVKDSPYGNIYSGTAQVIHLSEKNRTYIGTSRTNGTNRNPGNRIPEIMYSMNGQRWFFEVGLPSSAVTVPHNEILSDTNIIANKNSVIVLALDIKISGEIYNLHYKHPSGNGTVNISGKNYDLNSIPYNVITVYSTNKSSAEDLDTVGTH from the coding sequence ATGAAAAGATATAGATTATTAAGTATGATCTTGATACTGTGTTTAATATTAACTAATTATTATAACATAAATGCTTTTGTAAAAGGTGAATCTGGAAATGTAAGTCCGAGTGAAAGTGTAAATGCAAGGGGAGGAATAAATTGGCTAGTTTACAAAGTAAGTATAGTAGATATGGAAGGGAAAAATCAACTTACAGGTGAAAATATACTTGACCCAATGGATACCGAGATTGTATTGGGTCAAAAATATGAAAGACATTTTTCAAGAAAATTTCCAAGCATATGTGACTACACCTTATTTGTAGAAGATGATCTTACATATAAAAGCATATGGACTCCTAATGCAAATTTATCCGAATATAATCCTTCAAATAATACATTGCTACCTATTAATACAGATATAAAAGCCAAGAAATTACACAGGCTAATTAGAAGTACTAGTAGCCCTGGTAATGTTTTTTACACTAATTTAAGAAATGAAATCAAAACCATAGATAATTTAGAATTAAAATGTAAAACGGATAAAAATTGGTGGAAAAGAATATATACTAATACTGTCGATAAAGAATCCAAATCAACTCAACTATGGAATTACATATTAGGACAAGAATCTAATATAGAAACAAGAATTAATGAATATACTGGAACTCCTGATAAAACTAATTCCAATACAAACGATATCAAAAAAGAAGATCCTTTAGAAAAAGCACTAAAATATCTGGATTTACTTTTAACTCTATACACTCTAGATGAAACTCTTAGAGATGATTTAGATAAATTAATACCTAATTATATATATGGTACTAACATATCAAAAAAACCTTTACTATTAAGTATTGAATCTGCAATTAGAGTATCATCAAATGAATTGTGGAAAGATAGACATTACTCTTATATGAGTAGCACTGATTATCTTATGTACATGTATGGAGCAGTTCAAGGTAAAACAGTATATGATGATCCTTTAGACCCAAAGAGCGTTACTGCTAATAATACAAAAAGCATATTTGAAAATTCGTATATATCATCATATAAAACACTTCCGGGAATAACAAGACTTACAGAAATATTTCAAACGCAAACTAGAAATCCTTTTTCATGGGGTATGTCTGGAATAATTGGAGGATACTACTCCACAAAAAAAGGTGTACCCAATTGGAATTACTGGAATAACAAAACCGGTGTAATGCACGGCTTGAAATTCACACGTGATGAAATAGGATTTATTCTTATTGGTATCAGAAGCAATAAGAAAATTCCTAGCCCTAAACTTACTATTAAGATGAACGCCTCAGTAGGATCTGACGGTAAAAAGAAATATATAGTACCTGTTGAAAACGACATTATTGGTATAAACTCATATATAGATATTACATTGACTCAAGACAGTATAGAGGACTGGAACTTACTATTTAATAATCCTGATGTCAATTATGATTTTAAATTAACATTAACTACAACTCAAGGAGATATCTCTAAATTAAATCAACAAGCTCCTGATATAAATAGACAAATATTTAATATTAGTAAAGAAGATTTGTTATCTATACTAGACAGTAAACAAGCCTTCCGCTATCAACAAGATTTTACCACTACTCCTATAGCTGAAGAACAAAACATACATGTAGATTACACTGCCAAACTAGAAGTAGACTATGTTATAGATTCAAAAAAAATTCACAAGGAAACTGAAATTGTAAAAGATTCTATTGATTTTAGTAGAGGAAAGAAACCCATTCCAATAACAAGAGAGTTTAACTTTACAACTAAAGTTTTCTCAGAAATCAAACAAGGCAAGCCTGGTAACGAAACATTTGAAGCAATGGCAGGCGTTCCTACAACTAGAAACTTATACTTTTCATCTGGTGGTGCAGAATACCTTGTAGACATTGCAGTTGAGTTTCACTCTGGTCAACAATCAACTAGAAACTATACCTCTTTGTTTCATAGCGTTCCTTCGCAAAACAATATGCCTGTTATAAATAACCCTTGGAACAAAGATGAAGCATTACCCGAACCAAAAGCTAGATCAAAAACAGATCATATGGGTACTACAACAACAGAAGAAGTAGTTCAAGAAAAAAGGGATTACCTTAAATATCCACCAATTGATGCCAAAGAAGGATCATGGTCACGTTCCAGTGTAAGTGCTCCAACACCAAGAAAAAGTATTGCTTGGGATGGAACATTTGAAGAAGAAACAACTACTACAGAATCAAACACCGTAACAGACAAACCATATGTACCAGCCAAAAAAGATAAAGATGGTAATATCACCAGACCAGCACAAGAAGCTGTAACCCATGAAGAATATAGGCAAGTGTGGAATGGAATGGAAGGAATATATGGTGATGAATTCAGATGGGTACAAAAAGGGCATGATAAAACAGTCGGCGGCTATACTGAAACTTGGAGCCAGACTATTACTTATGATTATCTAGAAATAACTGATGTTGCAGTATATGAAATTTCTGAATCCATAGTTGACGGTATGAAACAGATAACTTCAACTGATAAAATCAAAGGCAAGATAGCTCAAGGCAAACCTTCTGTATTCTACAATATTGATGATACTAATACTGCTGAAGGAGGTCGATTGATATATTCGTTAGAAACTTCCCAAAGAGATAAGGTAAAATGGGATGAAGGCAACTCAGATAATGCAGAAGACAATAAAACAGAAAGTGGTAACGTTAACGAAGAAGCTATCTGGAAAAAACGAAAAGAAACCCTTAATTCTGTTACTGTCGTATCTGATTTTTTAATATTACAAACTACTCAAGGAGATAAATCAGTAATTTATTTTGATCAAACTTCAGAACCTAAGCAAACTCAGCAAGATATCATTTTGCCAAAGAGTTCTATTGAAGAACAATGGGATAATAATCCTAATTGCGGTGCTAACTGGGAACCAAAAGAATTACCAATATCCGGTTATACAGGTAACTATAAAAACGTTAAAACAGCTCACTCCAGTAGGAAAATCAATAATATACCAACAGCTCATGACCCCCATAATACTTCAGTAAATAGACCAGCTAGACCTTCTGCACCACTAAGGTTAACTAATAATTCTATAGATATTATAGATGATTTACCTAATTCAGAATATATTACAGGAGAATCAAAAGTTTTCTATGAAAAAGTAGACCCAGCCAAAGGAACTACTGTAATATATCCCTCAAATTATTGCTCTGATTTTGGCAAAACGGGATTAGAATTCAAATCAACATATTCAAGTAATCATGCCAAGATTAATGATATAGTTGTTCATAATCCAGTATCGGCTCAAGATGCTATGATAGTTTCTCTACCAGACGATAGAGATCAACGTACTCAAGCTTCTCTTCCAAATGATATGGAGATTGATACAAGTGTTACTGAATATGATAGAGTTTTAGTAGAAGTACCTATGGAACCTCAGTATGAAACTGTAAAAGTACCCAATCCTGATTTTAAAAAAACAAAGATAATAAAAAATGAAGGCTATGTTCCTGGAGAATACCATCCTCGAAAAGAAAATATATTCAATTATACTGGGAGTGTACAAACATATACAGCTCCTGTAGATGGGGAATATACTTTAGAGGTATGGGGTGCCCAAGGTAGTAATGGCTCAGGTGGATTAGGTGGTCATTCTTATGGAAAAGTCAATCTGACTAAAGGAGAAAAATTGTACATACATACAGGAGGCACTAGAGGATACAATGGCGGTGGTTCTGGTCATGGACATTCAAGCCAGTGTGGTGGCGGTGGTACTGATATTAGAAGAAATGGTGATTCATTAACTAATCGTATAATCGTAGCCGGCGGTGGCGGTGGACGAGGAGACAATAGTAGCGGAGACTCTGGTTCTGGAGGTTCTGGCGGTGGTACAATCGGAGGTACCGGTGGTAAAAGATGTGGCTCTCCAGGTAAAGGTGGTTCTCAATCAAGTGGTGGTTCTGGTGGAAGTAAAGGTGGTTCTAGTGGAAGTCTAGGTATTGGCGGTTCCAATAATTACGGTAGTGGATCCGGTGGCGGCGGCGGTGGTGGCGGCTACTATGGAGGTGGAGCTGGTGGTAATGATGAAACTAGATACCATGATAATGATGACTCTGGTGGTGGTGGTGGATCAGGTTATATAGGTGGAGTAAACAGTGGAACTACTACATCAGGCGTCAGATCAGGAAATGGTATGGCTAAAATAATTCAACCAGAAGGGAAAACAGGAAAAGGAAAACCCTACATAATAATACCTGGAAGTAAAGACGAAACAATACCAAATCCTAATTATCATGAAGATAAAACTTTTGAATATACAGGTTATAAGCAATCATATACTGTACCTGTAACCGGACTTTATACCCTAGAAGTATGGGGTGCTGAAGGTGGACAAGGCTACGATAAAGGTCCAGGCGGAAAAGGAGGTTACTCAAAAGGTAATATAGAGTTAAAGACAGATCAAGAACTATACATATATGTAGGAGGAAAACCATTAAACATTTCCGGTGAGAAAGGAAATGCAGGTGGTTGGAACGGAGGCGGAAAAGGTTCTTCGTATTACGGCTCTGGAGCTTGGGGCGGTGGTGGCGGTGGTGCCACTGATATAAGAGTTGATGGTAACAATAATTCTCATAGAGTAATCGTCGCAGGAGGCGGCGGTGGTGGTGGACATAAAGGTCAAAAAAGCACTTCTAAAGGCGGAGATGGTGGTGGCTCAGTTGGAGGCACTGCTGGAGGTAGAGGTGCAACACAAAATAGTGGATACGGATACGGCACAGGTCAAAATTCTCAATCTAGCGGACATGATTTAGGAGCTGGCGGTGGCGGATACTATGGTGGATATGCATCAACTAATAAAGACTCTGGAGGAGGTGGTGGTTCTGGATATATCGGAGGAGTTATAGATGGGGAAACTAAACAAGGAATAAGATATGGCAATGGTAAAGCTAAAATATCGAAAATTGGTGGCTCTACTGATGAAGATCCTTATATAACAGTAAAAGGAACTGGAGAACCAGAATTTATTGATAAAAAAGTATTAGTGAGTGGTGGTGCAACAACTAGATATGAATATAAATTAGTTCCTAGAAAAGTCGAGAATAAACCTGTATCAGATGGCTCAGGAAACACTTATAATCCGGGTAAATTCATTAATATAGACTATGGTTTCCAAGTATATTACCCTAATAGAGGAGATTTCTATGGTAATGGTGCCAGTGGAATAGATACAACAACTTTTGTAAGAGGTAAAGGATATACTAACAATATGGATACAACTGAATGGACCAAAAGTAAATCTGTAACCTTTGGATTCAATGTCATCTATAACAACGTTATATACCAACCTATGGAAGAAATACCATTAGAAGTAAATAAAACCACTTATGATTTTTATTTACCTTTATCAGTAAGAGAAGCTGTTTCTGCTAAAATAAAATTTAAAGCAATAGCCAATAATTGTGATTATTATGATGCCGATAGTTATACTAACAGAGTCCGAACTCGTGATAAAGAAGCTAAACATTCCGCATATAAACCTGCATATATCGATATAGTAGGAAGAATAGGTAATCTGGTTATTGAAGATACTGGTGACTGGAGATTTTCCAACATATTTAAAAAACCTATATATGGTAAATGGTATATTGAGAATGTTGTCCCCAAAGTTGACTTAAGCAAACAACAAAATATTATGTCTGATAAAATTGATATCAGAGGTGTTACAGTTAGTCCTAGAAACAATTACTTGAATACATATGGAACTGTTCCTAGTCATGACCTTAATCCAATAAGATTTCCATTAACACCGTCACTAAATAATATAGATGCTATCAAAAGGCAACCGCAGCGATTGGGTTACTTGACATATATGGATATTTCCACTCTAGGTAACTATAATACACTCCAAGTCATACCTTACTATTATAATCTATCTCTTACAGACGGTACATTAAAACCACTAGATATCTACATGAACACTGGAACAGGTTATAGACCAATAAATATGTTTGACATAGTTAAACCTGGCTGGGATAGTTCAAACATATATCCATTCAACTATTTTATAGACTGGAATGGCGAAAAAGAAAGAAGATGTGTTTCACCTTTGGAAGAGGAAACTACAGAAAATGTATTGCTAGATACTAAACAGACTAATTACAATGATGAGATAATAGTAAAAGATTCTCCTTATGGAAATATTTATTCTGGTACTGCACAAGTAATTCACCTATCTGAAAAGAATAGAACCTATATAGGCACCTCTCGCACCAACGGTACTAATAGGAATCCAGGTAATAGAATTCCAGAAATCATGTATTCCATGAATGGACAAAGATGGTTTTTTGAAGTAGGTCTACCTTCATCGGCTGTAACAGTACCACATAATGAAATATTAAGCGATACCAATATTATCGCCAATAAAAATTCAGTTATAGTACTGGCTCTTGATATAAAGATCTCTGGTGAAATATACAATTTACATTATAAGCATCCAAGTGGTAATGGAACTGTCAACATTAGTGGCAAAAATTATGACCTTAATTCTATACCTTACAATGTCATAACTGTATATTCGACTAATAAATCTTCTGCAGAAGATTTGGATACTGTAGGAACACATTAA